The Methanocella arvoryzae MRE50 genome includes a region encoding these proteins:
- a CDS encoding DNA topoisomerase IV subunit A, producing the protein MSKRSQEIVNRLKGLGDSIISDIDAGKNPSLDIRMRALNNVYFDEQSGIIKLGNDQQKRFYFNLGQAKKFLQTLLIAKQIKILLEQDKPALSIRQLFYTLKHDIPGAGENTFDVQDESDPLIEDVELMVDALREELNLIATPNGVLAGPMIVEDKTGDVLDFTKMGSAGGAVPPIVEDDFFHIKEMNADYILVVEKYAVWNLLNQEKFWKKNNCILLTGKGQPARAERRLLARFGEEYDIPVYVFTDMDPWGYYIYSVYKYGSINLAFFSEKAACPRAKYLGLSVKDVMNFDMPRSSWIKLNDEDHKRIAEISEYPWFKKDYWQKELTDLKKFGYKIEQDALVSKSIEFTANNYLPTKIENKDFFD; encoded by the coding sequence ATGTCAAAGCGAAGCCAGGAGATCGTCAACAGGCTCAAAGGCCTGGGCGACAGCATCATCTCGGATATCGACGCCGGGAAAAATCCGTCCCTCGATATCAGGATGCGAGCGCTCAATAACGTCTATTTCGATGAGCAGTCCGGGATCATTAAGCTCGGCAACGACCAGCAGAAGCGGTTCTACTTCAACCTCGGGCAGGCGAAAAAGTTCCTGCAGACCTTACTCATCGCCAAGCAGATCAAGATCCTGCTAGAGCAGGATAAGCCAGCGCTATCCATTCGTCAGCTGTTCTACACGCTCAAGCACGACATCCCGGGAGCAGGCGAAAACACTTTTGACGTTCAGGACGAGTCCGATCCGCTCATCGAGGACGTAGAGCTGATGGTCGACGCCCTCCGTGAAGAGCTCAACCTGATTGCCACCCCTAACGGTGTCCTTGCCGGCCCGATGATCGTGGAGGATAAGACCGGCGACGTGCTGGATTTCACTAAGATGGGCTCGGCAGGCGGGGCAGTGCCGCCGATCGTCGAGGACGATTTCTTCCACATCAAGGAAATGAACGCCGATTATATTCTGGTCGTGGAAAAGTACGCCGTCTGGAACCTGCTGAACCAGGAAAAGTTCTGGAAGAAAAATAACTGCATCCTTCTGACCGGCAAAGGCCAGCCTGCAAGAGCAGAGCGCAGGCTTCTCGCCCGGTTCGGAGAAGAGTACGATATCCCAGTTTACGTGTTTACCGATATGGACCCGTGGGGATACTACATCTACTCGGTTTACAAGTATGGCTCGATCAACCTGGCGTTCTTCTCCGAAAAGGCAGCATGCCCCAGGGCGAAGTACCTGGGCCTTTCGGTCAAAGACGTGATGAACTTCGATATGCCCCGCAGCTCGTGGATCAAGCTCAACGACGAGGACCACAAGCGCATCGCCGAGATCTCCGAGTACCCATGGTTCAAGAAAGACTACTGGCAGAAAGAGCTGACTGATCTGAAGAAGTTCGGGTACAAGATCGAGCAGGATGCACTGGTCTCCAAGTCGATCGAGTTCACGGCGAACAACTACCTGCCGACCAAAATTGAGAATAAGGACTTCTTTGACTGA
- a CDS encoding PAS domain S-box protein encodes MDKNELSCSEDDVTQSTRAEEARSKKRYEELADLLPQIVFEMDLLGNLTYVNRSAYEVMGYTIEDFHRGLNVLQMIVPEEREMARRNISCVLNGEKSGAEYTFQRKDGSRIPVIVHSSVILRDGKPAGLRGFIVDITGQKISEDRMRRLSAAIEQSPSSVMIFDMEGTIVYVNPYFSRITGYAAEDAVGKPLSSLSFANARPEQFNEVMDRIKSGQEWRGEIEYKTSSGKPNWVFAHIFPIKDRNGKITHFIDVEEDVTERKLAEEQLRKLFMALDQSPNSTTITDHEGKITYVNSAFTRLTGARPGDVIGRYKLDFIPEADRARVAEIIESVKSGKDWKSERPYVNKDGEERWVSVHISPLRDPDGKVANLVIIEEDITERKVNEERIKNSLREKEVLLKEVHHRVKNNMQIISSLLNLRLSGIDQEPVRQILAESQSRIRSIALVHERIYMSDDLSKINFDEYLKSLGNQLLVTYRANSGRVRLTIEGDDIYLGVDQAVPCGLIMNELISNSLKHAFPESRHGNIRIRLSSGDHKTIITIEDDGVGMPDGFSLSNAQSMGMQLVLALVEQLEGRIVLDSSRGTMFTITFPAR; translated from the coding sequence CCAGAGCAGAGGAGGCTAGAAGTAAGAAAAGATACGAAGAACTGGCTGACCTGCTGCCGCAGATCGTCTTCGAGATGGACCTCCTGGGAAACCTGACCTACGTCAACCGTAGCGCCTACGAAGTAATGGGCTACACGATAGAGGATTTTCACCGCGGGCTAAATGTATTGCAAATGATTGTGCCGGAAGAGCGGGAGATGGCACGGCGGAATATCAGCTGCGTTTTGAACGGCGAAAAATCCGGCGCTGAGTACACATTCCAGAGAAAAGACGGCAGCCGGATCCCTGTGATCGTCCATTCCTCCGTCATCCTCAGAGACGGAAAGCCGGCAGGATTACGGGGCTTCATCGTCGACATCACCGGGCAGAAGATTTCTGAGGACAGGATGCGAAGGCTCTCCGCCGCTATCGAGCAAAGCCCCAGCAGCGTCATGATCTTCGATATGGAGGGCACTATCGTGTACGTCAACCCCTATTTTTCCAGGATCACAGGTTATGCTGCAGAGGATGCTGTGGGCAAACCGCTGTCAAGCCTCTCCTTTGCTAACGCAAGGCCGGAGCAGTTCAACGAAGTGATGGACAGGATCAAATCAGGGCAGGAGTGGCGGGGGGAGATCGAGTATAAGACCAGTAGTGGCAAGCCGAACTGGGTATTCGCCCACATATTTCCGATCAAGGACAGGAACGGGAAGATCACACACTTCATAGATGTCGAGGAGGACGTCACCGAGCGGAAGCTGGCAGAGGAGCAACTCCGGAAGCTGTTCATGGCTCTGGATCAGAGCCCGAATAGCACCACTATCACTGACCATGAGGGGAAGATAACTTACGTTAACTCGGCCTTCACCAGGCTGACGGGAGCCAGACCAGGGGATGTGATCGGCAGATACAAGCTGGACTTTATACCTGAGGCTGATCGTGCCAGAGTCGCCGAGATAATCGAGTCGGTGAAGTCGGGCAAAGACTGGAAAAGCGAGCGCCCGTACGTGAATAAGGACGGAGAAGAGAGGTGGGTCTCGGTACATATATCCCCCCTCAGGGATCCAGATGGAAAAGTCGCCAACTTAGTGATCATAGAAGAGGATATCACCGAACGCAAGGTCAATGAAGAGCGGATTAAAAATTCGCTCAGGGAGAAAGAAGTCCTCCTGAAGGAAGTGCACCACAGAGTAAAAAACAACATGCAGATTATTTCCAGCCTTCTAAATCTGCGGCTGTCAGGCATCGATCAGGAGCCGGTAAGGCAGATCCTGGCAGAGAGCCAGAGCAGGATTCGTTCCATAGCCCTGGTGCACGAGCGGATTTACATGTCTGACGACCTCTCGAAAATTAATTTCGACGAATACCTGAAGAGCCTCGGCAATCAGCTCTTAGTCACGTATAGAGCTAATTCTGGAAGAGTGAGGCTGACTATTGAAGGTGATGACATTTATCTGGGCGTAGATCAGGCCGTCCCCTGTGGCCTGATCATGAACGAGCTGATCTCTAACAGCCTCAAGCATGCGTTCCCGGAGTCCCGGCATGGTAATATAAGAATACGGCTATCGAGCGGCGATCATAAGACGATCATCACGATAGAGGATGACGGGGTAGGCATGCCCGATGGTTTTAGCCTGTCGAACGCCCAGTCCATGGGCATGCAACTGGTCTTAGCGCTGGTCGAGCAGCTTGAGGGCAGGATCGTACTCGACAGTTCCCGTGGAACCATGTTTACCATTACATTTCCGGCACGATAA